One genomic window of Comamonas serinivorans includes the following:
- a CDS encoding D-alanyl-D-alanine carboxypeptidase family protein, with product MYDVSRFSLAVKAVPHRIKRESKTWLLACTLSLAGLALAPLAQAKEAPRKPAASKSAPKASKAAVAKATKASPAKSSAKAEKTAKGKAKPAATARDTQEARNGKGKNAKGRATALAEAPKNRKAVREDRVRAVSLAKSARAEVARAPARLSFAERAGLDQASDPIGLASSAAIVIDQDTQEMLLSKNERAVLPIASITKLMTGLLVSEAKQPLDETITISDADVDTLKGTRSRLPVGTQLSRGELLHLALMSSENRAAHALGRTYPGGIERFVSAMNAKARLLGMTDTHYVEPTGLSNQNQSSPADLARLVGIAAKDPLLSALTTSPGFEVALGNRFVQFNNTNRLVHEPSWTIGLQKTGYISEAGQCLVMQSRVNGRNLVMVFLDSNSTSSRIADAQRVRRWVEDSRSTTLAHHGG from the coding sequence ATGTATGACGTTTCGCGCTTTTCCCTGGCCGTCAAGGCCGTGCCTCATCGCATCAAGCGCGAATCCAAAACCTGGTTGCTGGCCTGCACCCTGAGCCTCGCGGGCCTGGCGCTCGCTCCGCTGGCACAGGCGAAAGAGGCGCCGCGCAAGCCGGCCGCCTCCAAGTCGGCTCCCAAAGCCAGCAAGGCTGCGGTGGCCAAAGCGACCAAGGCCAGCCCGGCCAAGTCCAGCGCCAAGGCCGAGAAAACCGCCAAAGGCAAGGCCAAGCCGGCGGCCACTGCGCGTGACACCCAGGAGGCCCGCAACGGCAAGGGCAAGAACGCCAAAGGCCGGGCCACGGCCCTGGCCGAAGCTCCCAAGAACCGCAAGGCGGTGCGCGAAGACCGTGTGCGCGCCGTGTCGCTGGCGAAGTCGGCCCGCGCCGAGGTCGCGCGCGCGCCAGCACGCTTGTCGTTTGCCGAGCGCGCCGGTCTGGATCAGGCCAGCGATCCGATCGGCCTCGCCTCGTCGGCAGCCATCGTGATCGATCAGGACACGCAGGAAATGCTGTTGTCCAAGAACGAGCGCGCGGTGCTGCCCATCGCGTCCATCACCAAGCTCATGACCGGCCTGCTGGTGTCCGAAGCCAAGCAGCCGCTGGATGAAACCATCACCATCTCCGACGCCGACGTCGACACGCTGAAGGGCACCCGCTCGCGTCTGCCCGTGGGCACGCAACTCAGCCGCGGCGAGCTGCTGCACCTGGCCCTCATGTCGAGCGAGAACCGCGCCGCCCACGCGCTGGGCCGCACCTATCCGGGCGGCATCGAGCGCTTCGTGTCCGCCATGAACGCCAAGGCCCGGCTGCTGGGCATGACCGACACCCACTACGTCGAGCCCACGGGCCTGTCGAACCAGAACCAGTCGTCGCCGGCTGACCTGGCGCGTTTGGTGGGCATTGCCGCCAAAGACCCGCTGTTGAGCGCCTTGACGACCTCGCCCGGGTTCGAGGTTGCCCTGGGCAACCGCTTCGTGCAGTTCAACAACACCAACCGCCTGGTGCACGAGCCCAGCTGGACCATCGGCTTGCAGAAGACCGGCTACATCTCCGAAGCCGGTCAGTGCCTGGTCATGCAAAGCCGCGTGAACGGCCGCAACCTGGTCATGGTGTTCCTCGATTCGAACTCGACCAGCAGCCGCATTGCCGATGCGCAGCGCGTGCGCCGCTGGGTCGAAGACAGCCGCAGCACCACGCTGGCTCACCACGGCGGCTGA
- a CDS encoding 2-isopropylmalate synthase, which yields MTDKLIIFDTTLRDGEQSPGASMTKDEKLRIARQLERLKVDVIEAGFAASSNGDFECVQTIARAIKDSTVCSLSRANDRDIARAGEALKDAARGRIHTFIATSPLHMEKKLRMTPDEVFEQSRQAVRFARNLVDDVEYSCEDGYRSEPDFLCRVIEEVIKQGASTINVPDTVGYAIPELYGAFIKNLRERIPNSDKAVWSVHCHNDLGMAVANSLAGVKIGGARQIECTINGLGERAGNCSLEEVVMAIKTRKDYFGLEVGIDARHIVAASRMVSQTTGFVVQPNKAVVGANAFAHASGIHQDGVLKARDTYEIMRAEDVGWSANKIVLGKLSGRTAFKQRLQELGVVMESEAETIAAFNRFKDLADKKADIFDEDILALVADQSQHSHQEQFGFVSLAQRSETGERPRAEIVFTVGGQEVRGESEGNGPVDASLKAIESHVKSGAEMVLYSVNAISGSTESQGEVTVRLQNHGRVVNGVGADPDIVVASAKAYLSALNKLHDNTDRVAAQG from the coding sequence ATGACCGACAAACTCATCATTTTCGACACCACCTTGCGCGACGGCGAGCAATCGCCCGGCGCGTCCATGACCAAGGACGAGAAACTGCGCATCGCGCGGCAGCTCGAACGACTGAAGGTGGACGTGATCGAAGCGGGGTTTGCGGCCAGCTCCAACGGCGATTTCGAATGCGTGCAGACCATTGCGCGCGCCATCAAGGATTCGACCGTGTGCTCGCTCTCGCGGGCCAACGACCGCGACATCGCGCGCGCCGGCGAGGCCTTGAAGGATGCGGCGCGTGGCCGCATCCACACCTTCATCGCCACCAGCCCCCTGCACATGGAGAAGAAGCTGCGCATGACGCCCGACGAGGTGTTCGAGCAGTCCCGGCAGGCGGTGCGCTTCGCGCGCAACCTGGTCGACGACGTGGAGTACAGCTGCGAAGACGGCTACCGCAGCGAGCCGGATTTCCTGTGCCGCGTGATCGAAGAGGTCATCAAGCAGGGGGCCAGCACCATCAACGTGCCCGATACCGTGGGCTACGCCATTCCCGAGCTGTATGGGGCGTTCATCAAGAACCTGCGCGAGCGCATCCCCAACAGCGACAAGGCCGTCTGGTCGGTGCATTGCCACAACGACCTGGGCATGGCCGTGGCCAATTCCCTGGCCGGCGTGAAGATCGGCGGTGCGCGCCAGATCGAGTGCACCATCAATGGCCTGGGCGAGCGTGCCGGCAACTGCTCGCTCGAAGAAGTCGTCATGGCGATCAAGACGCGCAAAGACTACTTCGGCCTGGAGGTCGGCATCGATGCCCGCCACATCGTCGCGGCCAGCCGCATGGTCAGCCAGACCACGGGCTTCGTGGTGCAGCCCAACAAGGCCGTGGTCGGCGCCAACGCGTTCGCCCATGCCTCGGGCATCCACCAGGACGGTGTGCTGAAGGCGCGCGACACCTACGAAATCATGCGCGCCGAGGACGTGGGCTGGAGCGCGAACAAGATCGTGCTGGGCAAGCTCTCGGGCCGCACCGCCTTCAAGCAGCGCCTGCAGGAGCTGGGCGTGGTGATGGAGTCCGAAGCCGAGACCATCGCGGCCTTCAACCGCTTCAAGGACCTGGCCGACAAGAAGGCCGACATCTTCGACGAGGACATCCTGGCCCTGGTGGCCGATCAGTCGCAACACAGCCACCAGGAGCAGTTCGGCTTCGTCTCGCTGGCCCAGCGCAGCGAGACCGGCGAGCGTCCCCGGGCCGAGATCGTCTTCACCGTGGGTGGCCAGGAGGTGCGTGGCGAGTCCGAGGGGAATGGCCCCGTCGATGCCTCGCTCAAGGCCATTGAGTCGCACGTGAAAAGCGGCGCCGAGATGGTGCTGTATTCGGTCAATGCCATCAGCGGCTCGACCGAAAGCCAGGGCGAAGTCACGGTGCGCCTGCAAAACCATGGCCGCGTGGTCAATGGCGTGGGTGCGGATCCCGACATCGTCGTGGCCTCGGCCAAGGCCTACCTCAGCGCGCTGAACAAGCTGCACGACAACACCGATCGCGTGGCCGCACAAGGCTGA
- the leuA gene encoding 2-isopropylmalate synthase encodes MLKNPSTKYRAAKSIGLTDRTWPNATITRAPIWCSVDMRDGNQALIEPMDIPRKLKMFEQLVKIGFKEIEVGFPSASQIEFDFLRKLIDENRIPDDVTIQVLTQARPELIERTFESLVGVPRVIVHLYNATAPVMRRVVLNMSEDEIVQLAVDHAQMFKDLAAKQPATDWTFEYSPEMYSDTELAFSARVIDAVTAVWEPTPAKKCIINLPTTVECCTSNVFADMVEWTGRHIARRDAIVLSIHPHNDRGTGTATAELALLAGADRLEGCLFGNGERTGNLDVVNVALNMYSQGVSPELDFSDIDAIRSTVEYCNQLPVHPRHPYVGDLVYTSFSGSHQDAIKKAFGARKDGDVWEMPYLPIDPKDVGRSYEAVIRVNSQSGKGGISYLLESEYGLQLPRRLQIEFSQAVQRAMDATGKEFTAKDLWGIFEREYGLNAGSKVEYQLATKGEVTEISGTVSVIDQSWSVKGQGAGPIDAWVQGVGEAMGRSIRVLDYTEHAIGQGADAKAVAYVEMRVDDAHTVYGVAMDANIVTASLRAIVSGVNRVPAVNTSPAHETAAS; translated from the coding sequence ATGTTGAAAAACCCCAGCACCAAGTACCGCGCCGCCAAGTCCATCGGTTTGACCGATCGCACCTGGCCCAATGCCACGATCACCCGCGCCCCGATCTGGTGCAGCGTGGACATGCGCGATGGCAACCAGGCCTTGATCGAGCCCATGGACATCCCGCGCAAGCTCAAGATGTTCGAGCAGCTTGTGAAGATCGGCTTCAAGGAAATCGAGGTGGGTTTTCCGTCGGCCTCCCAGATCGAGTTTGACTTCCTGCGCAAGCTCATCGACGAGAACCGCATCCCCGACGATGTGACCATCCAGGTGCTGACCCAGGCGCGCCCCGAGCTGATCGAGCGCACCTTCGAGTCGTTGGTGGGCGTGCCGCGCGTGATCGTGCACCTCTACAACGCCACGGCACCGGTCATGCGCCGCGTCGTCCTGAACATGAGCGAGGACGAGATCGTGCAGCTCGCCGTCGACCATGCGCAGATGTTCAAGGACCTCGCCGCCAAGCAGCCCGCCACCGATTGGACCTTTGAGTACTCGCCCGAGATGTACTCGGACACCGAGCTGGCGTTCTCGGCGCGCGTCATCGATGCCGTGACGGCCGTTTGGGAGCCCACGCCGGCCAAGAAGTGCATCATCAACCTGCCGACCACCGTGGAGTGCTGCACGTCCAATGTCTTCGCCGACATGGTGGAGTGGACCGGTCGCCACATCGCCCGCCGCGATGCCATCGTCTTGTCCATCCACCCGCACAACGACCGCGGCACGGGCACCGCGACCGCCGAGCTGGCCTTGCTGGCCGGCGCCGACCGCCTGGAAGGCTGCCTGTTCGGCAATGGCGAGCGCACCGGTAACCTCGACGTGGTCAACGTGGCGCTCAACATGTACAGCCAAGGCGTGTCGCCCGAGCTGGATTTCTCCGACATCGACGCCATCCGCAGCACGGTCGAGTACTGCAACCAGTTGCCCGTGCACCCGCGCCACCCCTATGTGGGCGATTTGGTCTACACCTCGTTCTCGGGCTCGCACCAGGACGCGATCAAGAAGGCCTTCGGGGCGCGCAAGGACGGCGATGTCTGGGAAATGCCCTACCTGCCGATCGACCCCAAGGACGTGGGCCGCAGCTACGAGGCCGTGATCCGCGTCAACAGCCAGTCGGGCAAGGGCGGCATTTCGTACCTGCTCGAAAGCGAATACGGCTTGCAGTTGCCGCGTCGCCTGCAGATCGAGTTCAGCCAGGCGGTGCAGCGTGCCATGGACGCCACGGGCAAGGAGTTCACCGCCAAGGACCTGTGGGGCATCTTCGAGCGCGAGTACGGCTTGAACGCCGGCTCCAAGGTGGAGTATCAGCTTGCAACCAAGGGTGAAGTAACGGAAATCTCGGGTACTGTCTCGGTGATTGACCAATCCTGGTCCGTGAAGGGGCAGGGCGCGGGCCCGATCGACGCCTGGGTGCAGGGCGTGGGCGAGGCCATGGGGCGCAGCATCCGCGTGCTGGACTACACCGAGCATGCCATCGGCCAGGGTGCAGACGCCAAGGCGGTGGCCTACGTTGAAATGCGGGTGGACGATGCCCACACCGTGTACGGCGTGGCCATGGATGCCAACATCGTCACGGCCTCGCTGCGTGCCATCGTCTCGGGTGTGAACCGCGTCCCTGCCGTGAACACCAGCCCTGCCCACGAAACTGCGGCATCCTGA
- the pssA gene encoding CDP-diacylglycerol--serine O-phosphatidyltransferase yields the protein MEPNTSDAVDQPVRRRSKGIYVLPNLFTLAALFGGFYGIVMAINGRFDLATTGIFAAMVLDSLDGRVARMTHTQSAFGEQMDSLSDMVSFGAAPALIAYEWALKPLGRWGWIAAFIYCACAALRLARFNVNTSVVDKRFFQGLPSPSAAALVCGFIWLTSAMLEAHRDAVIFRTVISWFGGLPTDRGDLSWLMFVITLFAGLTMVTNIPYYSFKDFGGSRSVPFVILVVIALLIAVISIEPATMLFLIFLAYSLSGYAVYVWRRAKGERVSIVSTSTDEPEERGLHE from the coding sequence ATGGAACCCAACACTTCTGACGCTGTGGATCAGCCCGTTCGCCGCCGCTCCAAGGGCATCTATGTGCTGCCCAACCTGTTCACGCTGGCGGCCCTGTTTGGGGGGTTCTACGGCATCGTCATGGCCATCAACGGCCGTTTTGACCTGGCCACCACCGGCATCTTTGCCGCCATGGTGCTCGACAGCCTCGATGGCCGCGTTGCGCGCATGACGCACACGCAGAGCGCCTTTGGCGAGCAGATGGATTCGCTGTCGGACATGGTGTCGTTCGGCGCGGCGCCCGCGCTCATCGCCTACGAATGGGCCCTGAAGCCGCTGGGCCGCTGGGGCTGGATCGCGGCCTTCATCTACTGTGCCTGTGCTGCGCTGCGTCTGGCGCGGTTCAACGTCAACACCAGTGTGGTGGACAAGCGTTTTTTCCAGGGGCTGCCGTCGCCGTCGGCGGCGGCGCTCGTCTGCGGCTTCATCTGGCTGACCAGTGCCATGCTGGAGGCGCACCGCGATGCCGTGATCTTCCGCACCGTCATTTCCTGGTTTGGCGGCCTGCCCACCGACCGTGGCGACCTGTCGTGGCTGATGTTCGTGATCACGCTGTTCGCCGGCCTGACCATGGTCACCAACATCCCGTATTACAGCTTCAAGGACTTTGGCGGCAGCCGCAGCGTGCCCTTCGTCATCCTGGTGGTGATCGCCTTGCTCATCGCCGTGATTTCCATCGAGCCGGCCACCATGCTGTTCCTGATCTTCCTGGCCTACTCGCTGTCGGGCTACGCCGTCTATGTGTGGCGACGCGCCAAAGGCGAGCGCGTGAGCATCGTGAGCACCTCGACCGACGAGCCCGAGGAGCGGGGCTTGCACGAGTGA
- the ilvC gene encoding ketol-acid reductoisomerase — MKVFYDKDCDLSLIKGKTVAIIGYGSQGHAHAQNLNDSGVKVVVGLRKGGASWPKVEKAGLTVLEVNDAVKAADVVMILLPDEDIAKVYKENVEPNIKQGASLAFAHGFNVHYNQVVPRADLDVWMVAPKAPGHTVRNTYTQGGGVPHLVAVHQDKSGKARDLALSYAMANGGGKAGIIETDFKEETETDLFGEQAVLCGGAVELVKMGFETLVEAGYAPEMAYFECLHELKLIVDLIYEGGIANMNYSVSNNAEYGEYVTGPEVINEESRKAMRNALKRIQDGEYAKMFIAEGRLGYPSMTARRRNTADHPIEQVGGQLRAMMPWIAKNKLVDQTRN, encoded by the coding sequence GTGAAAGTTTTTTACGACAAGGACTGTGACCTGAGCCTGATCAAGGGCAAGACCGTGGCCATCATCGGCTATGGCAGCCAAGGCCATGCGCACGCGCAAAACCTCAACGACAGCGGCGTGAAGGTCGTGGTCGGCCTGCGCAAGGGCGGCGCTTCGTGGCCCAAGGTCGAAAAGGCCGGCCTGACGGTGCTGGAAGTCAACGACGCCGTGAAGGCCGCTGACGTGGTCATGATCTTGTTGCCGGACGAAGACATCGCCAAGGTCTACAAGGAAAACGTCGAGCCCAACATCAAGCAGGGCGCCTCGTTGGCGTTTGCCCACGGCTTCAACGTGCACTACAACCAGGTCGTGCCGCGCGCCGACCTGGACGTGTGGATGGTGGCGCCCAAGGCCCCTGGCCACACCGTGCGCAACACCTACACCCAAGGTGGCGGCGTGCCCCACCTGGTGGCGGTGCACCAGGACAAGAGCGGCAAGGCGCGTGACCTGGCCCTGTCCTATGCCATGGCCAACGGTGGCGGCAAGGCCGGCATCATCGAAACCGACTTCAAGGAAGAAACCGAGACCGACCTGTTCGGCGAGCAGGCCGTGCTGTGCGGTGGCGCCGTCGAGCTGGTGAAGATGGGCTTCGAAACCCTGGTGGAAGCCGGCTACGCGCCCGAAATGGCCTACTTCGAGTGCCTGCACGAGCTCAAGCTGATCGTGGACCTGATCTACGAAGGCGGCATCGCCAACATGAACTACTCGGTGTCCAACAACGCCGAGTACGGCGAGTACGTGACCGGCCCCGAAGTCATCAACGAAGAGTCGCGCAAGGCGATGCGCAATGCGCTCAAGCGCATTCAAGACGGCGAATACGCCAAGATGTTCATCGCCGAAGGCCGTCTGGGCTACCCCAGCATGACCGCACGCCGCCGCAACACCGCCGATCACCCGATCGAGCAGGTGGGTGGCCAGCTGCGCGCCATGATGCCCTGGATCGCCAAGAACAAGCTGGTCGACCAGACCCGCAACTGA
- the ilvN gene encoding acetolactate synthase small subunit, with product MKHIIAVLIENEAGALSRVVGLFSARGYNIESLTVAPTEDPSLSRMTIRTDGSDDVIEQITKHLNRLIEVVKVVDLTEGPYIERELMIVKVRAVGKEREEVKRTSDIFRGRIIDVTDKSYTVELTGDQSKNDAFLRAIDPAAILETVRTGTSGVGRGERVLRV from the coding sequence ATGAAACACATCATTGCGGTGCTCATCGAGAACGAGGCAGGTGCCCTGTCGCGTGTGGTGGGCCTTTTTTCTGCGCGCGGCTACAACATCGAGTCGCTCACGGTGGCGCCCACCGAAGACCCCAGCCTGTCGCGCATGACGATCCGCACCGACGGCTCGGATGACGTGATCGAGCAGATCACCAAGCACCTGAACCGCCTCATCGAGGTGGTGAAGGTGGTCGACCTGACCGAAGGCCCTTACATCGAGCGCGAACTCATGATCGTGAAGGTGCGCGCCGTCGGCAAGGAACGCGAAGAGGTCAAACGCACGAGCGACATCTTCCGCGGCCGCATCATCGACGTGACCGACAAGAGCTACACCGTCGAGCTCACGGGTGACCAGTCCAAGAACGACGCCTTCCTGCGCGCGATCGATCCGGCGGCCATCCTCGAAACCGTGCGCACCGGCACCAGCGGCGTGGGCCGCGGCGAGCGCGTGCTGCGTGTGTGA
- a CDS encoding acetolactate synthase 3 catalytic subunit gives MEINKAEISSAAAASDKSATELRGAEILIRSLQAEGVKHVWGYPGGAVLHIYDALYRQESIQHVLVRHEQAAVHAADGYARATGDVGVALVTSGPGLTNAVTGIATAYMDSIPMVIISGQVPTAAIGLDAFQECDTVGITRPIVKHNFLVKDAADMADVVKKAFHIARTGRPGPVVIDVPKDVSFNKTPYTGYPSSVHMRSYNPVRKGHSGQIRKALQLLMSAKRPYIYTGGGVVLANAAPELRKLAALTGYPVTNTLMGLGAFPASNPQFLGMLGMHGTLEANYAMQHCDVLLAVGARFDDRVIGNPKHFASMDRKIVHIDIDPSSISKRVKVDVPIVGDVKEVLGELIAMIEEGALKPNESALQEWWATINEWRARDCMAYDSNNTSVIKPQKVIQTLWEMTKDADAYVTSDVGQHQMWAAQYYRFDEPRRWINSGGLGTMGVGIPYAMGIKLAKPESEVFCVTGEGSVQMNIQELSTCLQYNTPIKVLSLNNRYLGMVRQWQEIEYSGRYSHSYMDALPNFVKLAEAYGHVGMLIEDPRDVEPALREARKLKDRTVFMDFRTDPTENVFPMVQAGKGITEMLLTSEDL, from the coding sequence ATGGAAATCAACAAGGCCGAAATCAGCTCGGCTGCAGCCGCCTCCGACAAATCTGCCACGGAGCTTCGCGGCGCAGAAATCCTCATCCGCTCCCTGCAAGCCGAAGGCGTCAAGCATGTCTGGGGTTACCCCGGCGGCGCCGTGCTCCACATCTACGACGCGCTGTACCGGCAAGAGAGCATCCAGCACGTGCTGGTTCGCCACGAGCAGGCTGCCGTGCATGCGGCCGACGGCTACGCCCGCGCCACCGGCGATGTGGGCGTGGCGCTGGTGACCTCGGGGCCCGGCCTGACCAATGCGGTCACCGGCATCGCCACGGCGTACATGGACAGCATCCCCATGGTCATCATCAGCGGTCAGGTTCCCACCGCGGCGATCGGCTTGGACGCCTTCCAGGAGTGCGATACCGTGGGCATCACGCGCCCCATCGTCAAGCACAACTTCCTGGTCAAGGACGCGGCCGACATGGCCGATGTGGTGAAGAAGGCCTTCCACATCGCCCGCACGGGCCGCCCCGGCCCGGTGGTGATCGACGTGCCCAAGGACGTGTCCTTCAACAAGACCCCGTACACCGGCTACCCCAGCTCGGTGCACATGCGCTCGTACAACCCCGTGCGCAAGGGCCACAGCGGTCAGATCCGCAAGGCCCTGCAGCTGTTGATGTCGGCCAAGCGTCCCTACATCTACACCGGCGGCGGGGTGGTGTTGGCCAATGCTGCGCCCGAGCTGCGCAAGCTGGCGGCATTGACGGGCTACCCGGTCACCAACACCCTGATGGGCTTGGGTGCCTTCCCCGCCAGCAATCCCCAGTTCCTGGGCATGCTGGGCATGCATGGCACGCTGGAAGCCAACTACGCCATGCAGCATTGCGACGTGCTGCTGGCCGTCGGTGCGCGGTTCGACGACCGCGTGATCGGCAACCCCAAGCACTTCGCGTCGATGGATCGCAAGATCGTCCACATCGACATCGACCCCTCGTCGATCTCCAAGCGCGTGAAGGTCGATGTGCCCATCGTGGGCGATGTGAAGGAAGTGCTGGGCGAGCTCATCGCCATGATCGAGGAGGGCGCCCTCAAGCCCAACGAGTCTGCGCTGCAGGAGTGGTGGGCCACGATCAACGAGTGGCGTGCCCGCGACTGCATGGCTTACGACAGCAACAACACCTCGGTCATCAAGCCGCAAAAGGTCATCCAGACCCTGTGGGAGATGACCAAGGATGCCGATGCCTACGTGACCTCGGACGTCGGCCAGCACCAGATGTGGGCGGCGCAGTACTACCGCTTCGACGAGCCACGCCGCTGGATCAATTCGGGTGGCCTGGGCACCATGGGCGTGGGCATTCCCTACGCCATGGGCATCAAGCTGGCCAAGCCAGAGTCCGAGGTGTTCTGCGTGACGGGCGAAGGCTCGGTGCAGATGAACATCCAGGAGCTGTCCACCTGCCTGCAATACAACACCCCGATCAAGGTGCTGTCGCTGAACAACCGCTACCTGGGCATGGTGCGTCAGTGGCAGGAAATCGAGTATTCGGGCCGCTACAGCCACAGCTACATGGATGCGCTGCCTAACTTCGTCAAGCTGGCCGAGGCCTATGGCCACGTCGGCATGCTGATCGAAGACCCGCGCGACGTGGAGCCGGCGCTGCGTGAAGCACGCAAGCTCAAGGATCGCACGGTGTTCATGGACTTCCGCACCGACCCGACCGAGAACGTGTTCCCCATGGTGCAAGCCGGCAAGGGCATCACCGAGATGCTGTTGACCAGCGAAGACCTGTGA
- a CDS encoding RNA polymerase sigma factor — translation MATEQELSDFLKDVELRAFKRAAYHLRDDDAALDVVQDAMIKLARQYADRPVTEFPMLFQRILSTTMLDWFRRRKVHTALFSNAADMRSDEDTGFDVLEALITSQASGQVESAEHAVERNETLAVIEEEIQGLPARQREAFLLRYWEEMDVAETAQVMGCSEGSVKTHCSRAVHALAKALNARGLRL, via the coding sequence TTGGCCACTGAACAGGAACTGTCGGATTTTTTGAAGGACGTGGAGCTTCGGGCCTTCAAACGTGCCGCCTACCACCTGCGGGACGACGATGCCGCACTGGACGTGGTGCAAGATGCCATGATCAAGCTGGCACGCCAGTACGCGGATCGGCCGGTCACCGAATTTCCGATGCTGTTCCAGCGCATCCTGAGCACCACCATGCTGGACTGGTTCCGGCGCCGCAAGGTGCACACGGCATTGTTCTCCAACGCCGCCGACATGCGGTCCGACGAGGACACGGGCTTCGACGTGCTGGAGGCCTTGATCACCAGCCAGGCCAGCGGCCAGGTCGAAAGTGCCGAGCATGCCGTGGAACGGAATGAAACCCTCGCGGTCATAGAGGAAGAAATTCAAGGTTTGCCGGCTCGTCAACGCGAAGCCTTCCTGCTGCGTTATTGGGAGGAAATGGACGTCGCCGAAACGGCACAGGTCATGGGATGTTCGGAGGGCAGCGTGAAGACGCACTGCTCCCGAGCCGTTCATGCCCTGGCAAAAGCCCTGAACGCCCGTGGATTGCGACTATGA
- a CDS encoding DUF3619 family protein — translation MPVTPPSPERQRSTQVDRLGSLMAHRLNESPASPDVRERLRVAREQALRAARQQQQAPASWWQRLKHRWAQQPGQMWNVVAVTAGAAAFAVSFLVVQAVNDARETSELAEVDTMLLTDDLPPEAYSDPGFMRFLRNTPDNSQE, via the coding sequence ATGCCAGTCACCCCCCCTTCTCCAGAGAGGCAGCGCAGCACCCAGGTGGATCGCCTGGGCAGCCTCATGGCGCATCGCTTGAATGAATCGCCCGCGTCCCCCGACGTGCGCGAACGCCTGCGCGTGGCGCGGGAACAGGCGCTGCGTGCCGCGCGCCAACAGCAGCAGGCGCCCGCGTCGTGGTGGCAGCGCCTCAAACACCGCTGGGCGCAGCAGCCCGGCCAGATGTGGAACGTGGTCGCCGTGACCGCCGGTGCGGCCGCATTCGCCGTCAGCTTTCTGGTCGTGCAGGCCGTGAACGATGCGCGCGAGACCTCGGAGCTGGCCGAGGTCGACACCATGCTGCTGACCGACGACCTGCCGCCCGAGGCCTATTCAGACCCCGGCTTCATGCGCTTCCTGCGCAACACGCCGGACAATTCCCAGGAGTGA
- a CDS encoding DUF3106 domain-containing protein yields the protein MKRSLPARLLTLTLLGVFGGWATQVALPLAQAQPAPMLTSVSWGSLSASQKAALQPLAERWSAMSPEHQRKWLAVSSNYKQLSPPEQARLHERMLDWAKMSKAERMQARRNYGNAKGELSADERKAKWDAFKSLDDDEREALAREGNPTRIRSTAPAVQPQPLNVKLPAQKPQR from the coding sequence GTGAAGCGCTCTCTGCCCGCACGCCTGCTCACGCTGACCCTGCTGGGCGTGTTCGGCGGCTGGGCAACCCAGGTGGCGCTGCCGCTGGCGCAGGCCCAGCCTGCGCCGATGCTGACGAGCGTGAGCTGGGGCAGCCTGAGTGCCAGCCAGAAGGCCGCGCTGCAACCGCTGGCCGAGCGCTGGTCCGCCATGTCCCCTGAACACCAGCGCAAGTGGCTGGCCGTGTCGAGCAACTACAAGCAGCTGTCGCCTCCCGAGCAAGCGCGCCTGCACGAACGCATGCTGGATTGGGCCAAGATGAGCAAGGCCGAGCGCATGCAGGCGCGGCGCAACTACGGCAACGCCAAGGGCGAGCTGTCGGCCGACGAGCGCAAGGCCAAATGGGATGCGTTCAAAAGCCTGGACGACGACGAGCGCGAAGCCCTGGCACGCGAGGGCAACCCCACGCGCATCCGCAGCACCGCGCCGGCTGTGCAGCCGCAACCGCTGAACGTGAAGCTGCCGGCGCAAAAGCCGCAGCGCTGA